From a single Lates calcarifer isolate ASB-BC8 linkage group LG12, TLL_Latcal_v3, whole genome shotgun sequence genomic region:
- the LOC108885454 gene encoding transcription factor HES-5 produces the protein MKPAEIRLSLQRPLQHTHPDMAPTITAAMTNSQEHLTHKLRKPLVEKLRRERINSSIEQLKSLLGPEFLKQQPDSKLEKADILEMTVCFLTQLQQQSQQQRRLLNHFNRLQSSSDKNLREADFSPLSSSVQTSITKDKSPVNSTLWRPW, from the exons ATGAAGCCAGCAGAGATCAGACTCTCTCTACAGAGACCTCTACAGCACACACATCCAGACATGGCACCTACAATCACTGCAGCAATGACCAACTCTCAGGAGCATCTGACTCACAAG ctcagaaagCCTCTGGTGGAGAAGTTACGCAGAGAGCGAATCAACAGCAGCATTGAGCAGCTCAAGTCTCTCCTGGGTCCAGAGTTCCTCAAACAGCAGCCAGATTCCAAGCTGGAGAAAGCAGACATCCTGGAGATGACAGTTTGCTTCctgacacagctgcagcagcagagtcaacAGCAGAGAAGACTGCTGAACCACTTCAACAGGCTGCAGTCCTCCTCTGATAAGAacctgagagaggctgacttctctcctctgagctcCTCAGTCCAGACCAGCATCACCAAAGACAAGAGTCCAGTCAACAGCACCCTCTGGAGGCCATGGTAG